From Salvia splendens isolate huo1 chromosome 3, SspV2, whole genome shotgun sequence, a single genomic window includes:
- the LOC121796855 gene encoding uncharacterized protein LOC121796855: protein MSDTKDKKTNPEQPTKLKNCKNVTVAFKLNGKNYPLWPRLMKVKIGGRGAYSHIRKEPPEPGSKGYDDWEEDDLVVFSWIVDNIENEIIADFAHHQTTKALWDSLAITFENKADKYLIYDLEEKIITIKQGSMDLETYYRKIHGLWINVDRCQKQPITCCDKGVNQYRTHSNEKRLFKFLAGLNPEYDSIKRDILKEEPYRSVESAYGWVKTEAARRQIMPPASSSTTREAIGGDAGNTSSGDGIGSGFVAQSQRPAYRNGGPPRSTVAANR, encoded by the coding sequence ATGTCAGATACTAAAGACAAGAAAACCAATCCAGAACAGCCAACAAAGTTGAAGAATTGCAAGAATGTCACGGTGGCATTCAAGCTTAATGGAAAGAACTACCCATTATGGCCGAGACTCATGAAAGTCAAGATAGGAGGCCGAGGGGCCTATTCGCATATCCGGAAAGAACCCCCAGAACCAGGGAGCAAAGGATACGACGATTGGGAAGAGGATGACTTGGTGGTATTTTCGTGGATCGTCGACAACATTGAGAACGAAATCATTGCAGATTTCGCTCATCACCAGACGACAAAGGCATTGTGGGATAGCTTGGCCATAACCTTCGAAAACAAGGCCGACAAATATCTCATCTACGACCTGGAGGAGAAAATAATCACGATCAAACAAGGTAGTATGGACTTGGAAACGTATTACCGGAAGATCCATGGACTATGGATCAATGTCGATCGCTGCCAGAAGCAGCCAATTACGTGTTGTGACAAAGGAGTCAATCAATACCGAACACACTCGAACGAGAAGCGGTTGTTCAAGTTTTTGGCTGGATTGAATCCAGAATACGACTCGATCAAGCGAGACATCCTCAAGGAGGAACCCTACCGATCAGTTGAATCTGCTTACgggtgggtgaagacggaggcggctcgacgcCAAATCATGCCACCGGCGTCGTCATCCACCACCCGTGAAGCCATCGGCGGAGACGCCGGAAATACATCATCTGGGGACGGCATCGGGAGCGGATTTGTCGCCCAGAGTCAGCGCCCAGCGTACCGAAACGGAGGACCACCTCGCTCCACCGTCGCTGCCAACCGGTAG
- the LOC121793985 gene encoding transcription repressor OFP1-like isoform X2 has translation MGNYKFRFSDMIPNAWFHKLKNMNNTTKTLNLSKHKHSSLHSPEFTHSNQRKSYYFTRDLALVQPSRPTQPRQFSTSVPTADNSSECTNSRSSLSEPDSIPDRAGAAANDTGKSNVQCCRLRPIVTRKTAPSASPVRRLPSGIKLRVNSSPRLAVHGRRRSMAVVKASKDPRRDFRESMVEMISQYNIRESNDLEELLACYLLLNSDDHHHLIINAFKQIWFDFIHLRLE, from the exons ATGGGTAATTACAAATTCAGATTCTCCGACATGATCCCAAACGCCTGGTTCCACAAGCTCAAGAACATGAACAACACCACCAAAACCTTAAACCTCTCAAAACACAAACACTCATCATTGCATTCACCGGAATTCACACATTCCAACCAGCGAAAGTCTTACTACTTCACTAGAGACCTCGCCCTTGTCCAGCCGAGCCGGCCAACACAACCCCGCCAATTCTCCACCTCTGTTCCGACCGCCGACAACTCCTCGGAATGTACGAACTCTAGGAGTTCATTATCCGAGCCTGATTCTATACCGGATAGGG CCGGGGCTGCTGCCAATGATACCGGCAAAAGCAACGTCCAGTGCTGCCGCCTCCGGCCGATCGTCACGAGGAAGACGGCGCCCTCTGCCAGCCCGGTGAGGAGGCTGCCGTCGGGAATAAAGCTCAGAGTGAATTCATCGCCGCGGCTGGCAGTTCACGGGCGGCGGCGGAGCATGGCGGTGGTGAAGGCGTCCAAGGATCCGCGGCGAGATTTTAGAGAATCGATGGTGGAGATGATTTCGCAGTACAACATCAGAGAGTCGAATGATCTTGAGGAATTGCTTGCTTGCTATCTGTTGCTCAATTCCGACGACCATCATCACCTTATTATTAATGCCTTCAAACAGATTTGGTTTGACTTTATTCATCTTCGCCTCGAATAA
- the LOC121793985 gene encoding transcription repressor OFP1-like isoform X1: MGNYKFRFSDMIPNAWFHKLKNMNNTTKTLNLSKHKHSSLHSPEFTHSNQRKSYYFTRDLALVQPSRPTQPRQFSTSVPTADNSSECTNSRSSLSEPDSIPDRGTAGAAANDTGKSNVQCCRLRPIVTRKTAPSASPVRRLPSGIKLRVNSSPRLAVHGRRRSMAVVKASKDPRRDFRESMVEMISQYNIRESNDLEELLACYLLLNSDDHHHLIINAFKQIWFDFIHLRLE; encoded by the exons ATGGGTAATTACAAATTCAGATTCTCCGACATGATCCCAAACGCCTGGTTCCACAAGCTCAAGAACATGAACAACACCACCAAAACCTTAAACCTCTCAAAACACAAACACTCATCATTGCATTCACCGGAATTCACACATTCCAACCAGCGAAAGTCTTACTACTTCACTAGAGACCTCGCCCTTGTCCAGCCGAGCCGGCCAACACAACCCCGCCAATTCTCCACCTCTGTTCCGACCGCCGACAACTCCTCGGAATGTACGAACTCTAGGAGTTCATTATCCGAGCCTGATTCTATACCGGATAGGG GAACAGCCGGGGCTGCTGCCAATGATACCGGCAAAAGCAACGTCCAGTGCTGCCGCCTCCGGCCGATCGTCACGAGGAAGACGGCGCCCTCTGCCAGCCCGGTGAGGAGGCTGCCGTCGGGAATAAAGCTCAGAGTGAATTCATCGCCGCGGCTGGCAGTTCACGGGCGGCGGCGGAGCATGGCGGTGGTGAAGGCGTCCAAGGATCCGCGGCGAGATTTTAGAGAATCGATGGTGGAGATGATTTCGCAGTACAACATCAGAGAGTCGAATGATCTTGAGGAATTGCTTGCTTGCTATCTGTTGCTCAATTCCGACGACCATCATCACCTTATTATTAATGCCTTCAAACAGATTTGGTTTGACTTTATTCATCTTCGCCTCGAATAA
- the LOC121796856 gene encoding uncharacterized protein LOC121796856: MAEKFPPPIPTAKGVRSAADTILSQHIDQSIHTPELTLPHHVARSKPAEITYQSLLLGDAEALRVFLRSVRDFGAVRISGHRILTEDLSLAFANSDRIFTVPCCHSYGHHEQIDWVAGDNRIAQEAEAAIGLQNYQIFRQKMDNATKKLEEIAKELGNIIAQRGTYKYQNSIELGESKFSIYRYHRANIIDPNSSIVTETSQESGPYALSLHLFLDPGEFFLETSSGLVSFQTKPESLVLTIGNEFEYSRFGSTWNPAGEATREMPEMKGGGDAAAVQDGLLRRRWCSRVDGGGSGIKRRRADGGGSTAAVA; the protein is encoded by the exons aTGGCCGAAAAATTTCCGCCTCCGATCCCCACAGCCAAAGGCGTCCGATCCGCCGCGGACACAATCCTATCTCAGCATATCGACCAATCCATTCACACCCCTGAGCTCACGCTTCCTCACCATGTAGCTCGATCCAAACCGGCTGAAATCACATACCAATCGCTCCTATTGGGGGACGCTGAAGCACTGCGAGTATTTCTGAGATCGGTCAGAGATTTCGGAGCTGTTAGAATCAGTGGCCACAGAATTCTAACAGAGGACCTCAGCCTTGCTTTCGCTAACAGTGATCGGATATTCACGGTCCCCTGCTGCCATAGTTATGGACATCACGAGCAAATCGATTGGGTCGCTGGTGATAATCGGATTGCCCAAGAGGCTGAGGCGGCCATCGGCCTGCAGAATTATCAGATTTTCCG CCAAAAGATGGATAACGCTACAAAAAAGCTGGAAGAAATTGCCAAAGAATTGGGCAATATTATAGCTCAACGTGGCACATATAAGTATCAAAATTCGATTGAATTAGGGGAGTCCAAATTCAGCATTTACAGGTACCATCGAGCCAACATAATTGATCCAAATTCATCTATAGTTACTGAAACAAGCCAAGAATCTGGCCCCTATGCTTTGAGCCTCCATCTTTTCTTAGATCCGGGTGAATTTTTCCTCGAAACGAGCTCAGGTCTCGTCTCTTTCCAAACAAAACCCGAGTCCCTCGTCTTGACAATTGGAAATGAGTTCGAG TATAGCAGGTTTGGTTCTACTTGGAATCCGGCGGGTGAGGCGACGAGAGAGATGCCGGAGATGAAGGGAGGCGGCGATGCTGCTGCTGTGCAGGATGGGTTactgcggcggcggtggtgcagCAGGGTCGACGGCGGCGGAAGCGGAATAAAGAGAAGGAGAGCCGACGGCGGTGGCTCAACAGCGGCGGTGGCATGA
- the LOC121795648 gene encoding uncharacterized protein LOC121795648 isoform X1, whose amino-acid sequence MGDLPVGGGVVDMASHSTPFAEPNRLEIGAENWAVAERAAAEIIEKAQPTPVSEERRREVVDYIQRLFRDCVGAEVFPYGSVPLKTYLPDGDIDLTAFGGAHVEDTLADKMRSVLKEEEENSDAEFVVKDVQLIRAEVKLVKCIVQDIVVDISVNQIGGLCTLCFLEQVDRLIGRDHLFKRSIILIKAWCYYESRILGSHHGLISTYALETLVLYIFHLYHSTLEGPLAVLYKFLDCFSKFDWDTYCVSLNGVVRLSSLPDFVVEIPEDSDKDLLLSNDFLNDCIRMFSVPSRVGDKTPLGFPKKHLNIVDPLKDLNNLGRSVSKGNLYRIRSAFSYAARKLARILLQPQDSIANELKKFFANTIARHGGGQRPDIQDFDKLLISNRAVSVVPYPGFCRTDNFDEYIDAYTLSTADWQSSSGKMSEDLPQGIQRTLDTDLGSQTPSAEESVNGIKDSDKLDIGKNASLSALSGTGDGGLSTVGSHEENMSVDNCNTVFSTELRDSNHVVTDQCRASMSGLAESLNSMDLTGDYDCCIRHLQYGRWCYEYGLGMHSLPVIPLPNPTYPWEGHLPVLHYKQNSFSHHHGGFHQSPAIYGMQPVLFPAVPFPWEDVPKHRGTGTYLPYMNMSPRGNRFPVLKERIQTPSGSTSHHNWRNMSVPEPNMLDRSSHELSQPVDKAVAGGASSSDSYPLHQYEHPNANGSLIYREGTEVELVGHPAGSENSWLQRTVSSSPRTLSGAHKTQTAPSSEQDRIALRSSYRLKDEDDFPPLSN is encoded by the exons ATGGGTGATCTGCCGGTTGGCGGCGGAGTGGTGGATATGGCTTCACATTCAACGCCATTCGCTGAGCCGAACCGGTTGGAGATTGGGGCAGAAAATTGGGCAGTGGCTGAGAGAGCCGCGGCTGAGATAATTGAAAAGGCACAACCCACTCCTGTATCAgaggagagaagaagagaggtgGTTGATTATATTCAGAGATTATTCAGGGATTGTGTTGGCGCTGAG GTCTTCCCATATGGATCCGTGCCACTAAAAACTTATCTTCCGGACGGAGACATTGATTTAACCGCGTTTGGGGGCGCACATGTCGAAGATACTTTGGCAGATAAAATGAGATCTGTattaaaagaagaagaagaaaattcaGATGCTGAGTTCGTAGTAAAGGATGTCCAACTCATCCGCGCTGAG GTTAAGCTTGTGAAATGTATTGTTCAGGATATTGTTGTGGACATATCGGTTAATCAAATTGGGGGCCTTTGTACTTTATGCTTCCTCGAGCAG GTTGATCGTCTGATTGGTCGAGACCATCTGTTCAAGCGCAGTATTATCTTGATCAAGGCATGGTGCTACTATGAAAGTCGTATTCTTGGTTCTCATCATGGGTTGATTTCTACCTATGCCTTGGAGACGCTCGTGCTGTACATTTTCCATCTGTATCACTCGACACTAGAGGGACCTTTAGCC GTTCTATACAAGTTTCTGGACTGTTTCAGCAAATTTGACTGGGATACCTATTGTGTTAGCTTAAATGGCGTAGTCCGCCTTTCTTCACTGCCAGATTTTGTTG TTGAGATCCCAGAAGATAGTGACAAGGATTTATTGCTGAGCAATGATTTCCTGAATGATTGTATCCGCATGTTTTCAGTTCCTTCTAGAGTTGGTGACAAAACTCCACTTGGGTTTCCGAAGAAGCATCTTAATATAGTTGATCCACTGAAAGATTTGAATAATCTTGGGCGTAGTGTCAGCAAAG GGAACTTGTACCGGATACGCAGTGCCTTCTCCTATGCAGCTAGAAAACTTGCAAGGATACTACTACAGCCTCAAGATTCCATTGCTAACGAGCTTAAAAAGTTCTTCGCAAACACCATTGCAAGGCATGGAGGTGGACAAAGGCCTGATATTCAGGATTTCGACAAATTGCTAATAAGCAACAGAGCTGTATCTGTTGTTCCCTATCCAGGGTTTTGTAGAACTGATAATTTTGACGAATACATAGATGCGTATACCTTATCAACTGCAGATTGGCAGTCTAGTTCAGGTAAAATGTCCGAAGATTTACCTCAGGGGATTCAAAGGACATTAGACACTGATTTGGGTTCTCAAACTCCAAGTGCAGAAGAGAGTGTCAATGGAATCAAAGATTCAGATAAGTTGGATATTGGAAAGAATGCTTCTTTATCAGCCTTGTCAGGAACCGGTGATGGAGGGCTTTCTACTGTTGGCAGTCATGAAGAAAACATGTCAGTTGACAATTGCAACACAGTGTTTTCAACTGAGCTGAGGGATTCTAATCATGTGGTAACGGACCAGTGTCGCGCAAGTATGAGTGGATTGGCCGAATCATTAAACTCAATGGATCTTACGGGGGATTATGATTGTTGCATTCGACATTTGCAATATGGTCGATGGTGCTATGAATATGGATTAGGTATGCATTCTTTGCCCGTGATTCCCTTGCCAAATCCTACCTACCCGTGGGAAGGTCACCTCCCTGTATTACATTATAAGCAGAACAGTTTCTCCCATCATCACGGCGGATTTCATCAAAGTCCGGCTATCTATGGCATGCAACCCGTACTTTTTCCAGCTGTCCCATTTCCATGGGAGGATGTGCCAAAACACCGTGGGACGGGAACATATTTGCCATATATG AATATGTCGCCTCGTGGTAATAGATTTCCGGTTCTGAAAGAAAGGATCCAGACACCGTCAGGTTCCACAAGTCATCACAACTGGCGAAATATGAGTGTTCCGGAGCCAAATATGCTAGACAGAAGCAGCCACGAGCTCTCACAGCCCGTTGACAAAGCTGTAGCCGGTGGTGCTAGCTCGTCCGACAGCTACCCTCTTCATCAGTACGAGCATCCTAATGCAAATGGCTCGCTCATATACCGGGAGGGCACTGAAGTTGAGCTGGTTGGACATCCAGCCGGGTCAGAAAACAGTTGGCTACAAAGAACAGTCTCTTCGTCTCCTAGAACTCTGTCTGGGGCGCACAAGACGCAAACTGCACCAAGCAGCGAGCAGGATCG GATTGCGTTGAGGTCTTCATACCGACTCAAGGATGAAGACGACTTCCCTCCGTTGTCCAACTGA
- the LOC121795648 gene encoding uncharacterized protein LOC121795648 isoform X2, producing MGDLPVGGGVVDMASHSTPFAEPNRLEIGAENWAVAERAAAEIIEKAQPTPVSEERRREVVDYIQRLFRDCVGAEVFPYGSVPLKTYLPDGDIDLTAFGGAHVEDTLADKMRSVLKEEEENSDAEFVVKDVQLIRAEVKLVKCIVQDIVVDISVNQIGGLCTLCFLEQVDRLIGRDHLFKRSIILIKAWCYYESRILGSHHGLISTYALETLVLYIFHLYHSTLEGPLAVLYKFLDCFSKFDWDTYCVSLNGVVRLSSLPDFVVEIPEDSDKDLLLSNDFLNDCIRMFSVPSRVGDKTPLGFPKKHLNIVDPLKDLNNLGRSVSKGNLYRIRSAFSYAARKLARILLQPQDSIANELKKFFANTIARHGGGQRPDIQDFDKLLISNRAVSVVPYPGFCRTDNFDEYIDAYTLSTADWQSSSEESVNGIKDSDKLDIGKNASLSALSGTGDGGLSTVGSHEENMSVDNCNTVFSTELRDSNHVVTDQCRASMSGLAESLNSMDLTGDYDCCIRHLQYGRWCYEYGLGMHSLPVIPLPNPTYPWEGHLPVLHYKQNSFSHHHGGFHQSPAIYGMQPVLFPAVPFPWEDVPKHRGTGTYLPYMNMSPRGNRFPVLKERIQTPSGSTSHHNWRNMSVPEPNMLDRSSHELSQPVDKAVAGGASSSDSYPLHQYEHPNANGSLIYREGTEVELVGHPAGSENSWLQRTVSSSPRTLSGAHKTQTAPSSEQDRIALRSSYRLKDEDDFPPLSN from the exons ATGGGTGATCTGCCGGTTGGCGGCGGAGTGGTGGATATGGCTTCACATTCAACGCCATTCGCTGAGCCGAACCGGTTGGAGATTGGGGCAGAAAATTGGGCAGTGGCTGAGAGAGCCGCGGCTGAGATAATTGAAAAGGCACAACCCACTCCTGTATCAgaggagagaagaagagaggtgGTTGATTATATTCAGAGATTATTCAGGGATTGTGTTGGCGCTGAG GTCTTCCCATATGGATCCGTGCCACTAAAAACTTATCTTCCGGACGGAGACATTGATTTAACCGCGTTTGGGGGCGCACATGTCGAAGATACTTTGGCAGATAAAATGAGATCTGTattaaaagaagaagaagaaaattcaGATGCTGAGTTCGTAGTAAAGGATGTCCAACTCATCCGCGCTGAG GTTAAGCTTGTGAAATGTATTGTTCAGGATATTGTTGTGGACATATCGGTTAATCAAATTGGGGGCCTTTGTACTTTATGCTTCCTCGAGCAG GTTGATCGTCTGATTGGTCGAGACCATCTGTTCAAGCGCAGTATTATCTTGATCAAGGCATGGTGCTACTATGAAAGTCGTATTCTTGGTTCTCATCATGGGTTGATTTCTACCTATGCCTTGGAGACGCTCGTGCTGTACATTTTCCATCTGTATCACTCGACACTAGAGGGACCTTTAGCC GTTCTATACAAGTTTCTGGACTGTTTCAGCAAATTTGACTGGGATACCTATTGTGTTAGCTTAAATGGCGTAGTCCGCCTTTCTTCACTGCCAGATTTTGTTG TTGAGATCCCAGAAGATAGTGACAAGGATTTATTGCTGAGCAATGATTTCCTGAATGATTGTATCCGCATGTTTTCAGTTCCTTCTAGAGTTGGTGACAAAACTCCACTTGGGTTTCCGAAGAAGCATCTTAATATAGTTGATCCACTGAAAGATTTGAATAATCTTGGGCGTAGTGTCAGCAAAG GGAACTTGTACCGGATACGCAGTGCCTTCTCCTATGCAGCTAGAAAACTTGCAAGGATACTACTACAGCCTCAAGATTCCATTGCTAACGAGCTTAAAAAGTTCTTCGCAAACACCATTGCAAGGCATGGAGGTGGACAAAGGCCTGATATTCAGGATTTCGACAAATTGCTAATAAGCAACAGAGCTGTATCTGTTGTTCCCTATCCAGGGTTTTGTAGAACTGATAATTTTGACGAATACATAGATGCGTATACCTTATCAACTGCAGATTGGCAGTCTAGTTCAG AAGAGAGTGTCAATGGAATCAAAGATTCAGATAAGTTGGATATTGGAAAGAATGCTTCTTTATCAGCCTTGTCAGGAACCGGTGATGGAGGGCTTTCTACTGTTGGCAGTCATGAAGAAAACATGTCAGTTGACAATTGCAACACAGTGTTTTCAACTGAGCTGAGGGATTCTAATCATGTGGTAACGGACCAGTGTCGCGCAAGTATGAGTGGATTGGCCGAATCATTAAACTCAATGGATCTTACGGGGGATTATGATTGTTGCATTCGACATTTGCAATATGGTCGATGGTGCTATGAATATGGATTAGGTATGCATTCTTTGCCCGTGATTCCCTTGCCAAATCCTACCTACCCGTGGGAAGGTCACCTCCCTGTATTACATTATAAGCAGAACAGTTTCTCCCATCATCACGGCGGATTTCATCAAAGTCCGGCTATCTATGGCATGCAACCCGTACTTTTTCCAGCTGTCCCATTTCCATGGGAGGATGTGCCAAAACACCGTGGGACGGGAACATATTTGCCATATATG AATATGTCGCCTCGTGGTAATAGATTTCCGGTTCTGAAAGAAAGGATCCAGACACCGTCAGGTTCCACAAGTCATCACAACTGGCGAAATATGAGTGTTCCGGAGCCAAATATGCTAGACAGAAGCAGCCACGAGCTCTCACAGCCCGTTGACAAAGCTGTAGCCGGTGGTGCTAGCTCGTCCGACAGCTACCCTCTTCATCAGTACGAGCATCCTAATGCAAATGGCTCGCTCATATACCGGGAGGGCACTGAAGTTGAGCTGGTTGGACATCCAGCCGGGTCAGAAAACAGTTGGCTACAAAGAACAGTCTCTTCGTCTCCTAGAACTCTGTCTGGGGCGCACAAGACGCAAACTGCACCAAGCAGCGAGCAGGATCG GATTGCGTTGAGGTCTTCATACCGACTCAAGGATGAAGACGACTTCCCTCCGTTGTCCAACTGA
- the LOC121795648 gene encoding uncharacterized protein LOC121795648 isoform X3, whose protein sequence is MLGTQYMLCLLTYGDYSMRNLVFRMVFPYGSVPLKTYLPDGDIDLTAFGGAHVEDTLADKMRSVLKEEEENSDAEFVVKDVQLIRAEVKLVKCIVQDIVVDISVNQIGGLCTLCFLEQVDRLIGRDHLFKRSIILIKAWCYYESRILGSHHGLISTYALETLVLYIFHLYHSTLEGPLAVLYKFLDCFSKFDWDTYCVSLNGVVRLSSLPDFVVEIPEDSDKDLLLSNDFLNDCIRMFSVPSRVGDKTPLGFPKKHLNIVDPLKDLNNLGRSVSKGNLYRIRSAFSYAARKLARILLQPQDSIANELKKFFANTIARHGGGQRPDIQDFDKLLISNRAVSVVPYPGFCRTDNFDEYIDAYTLSTADWQSSSGKMSEDLPQGIQRTLDTDLGSQTPSAEESVNGIKDSDKLDIGKNASLSALSGTGDGGLSTVGSHEENMSVDNCNTVFSTELRDSNHVVTDQCRASMSGLAESLNSMDLTGDYDCCIRHLQYGRWCYEYGLGMHSLPVIPLPNPTYPWEGHLPVLHYKQNSFSHHHGGFHQSPAIYGMQPVLFPAVPFPWEDVPKHRGTGTYLPYMNMSPRGNRFPVLKERIQTPSGSTSHHNWRNMSVPEPNMLDRSSHELSQPVDKAVAGGASSSDSYPLHQYEHPNANGSLIYREGTEVELVGHPAGSENSWLQRTVSSSPRTLSGAHKTQTAPSSEQDRIALRSSYRLKDEDDFPPLSN, encoded by the exons ATGTTAGGCACTCAATATATGCTATGTTTACTGACATATGGCGATTACTCGATGAGAAATCTTGTGTTTAGAATG GTCTTCCCATATGGATCCGTGCCACTAAAAACTTATCTTCCGGACGGAGACATTGATTTAACCGCGTTTGGGGGCGCACATGTCGAAGATACTTTGGCAGATAAAATGAGATCTGTattaaaagaagaagaagaaaattcaGATGCTGAGTTCGTAGTAAAGGATGTCCAACTCATCCGCGCTGAG GTTAAGCTTGTGAAATGTATTGTTCAGGATATTGTTGTGGACATATCGGTTAATCAAATTGGGGGCCTTTGTACTTTATGCTTCCTCGAGCAG GTTGATCGTCTGATTGGTCGAGACCATCTGTTCAAGCGCAGTATTATCTTGATCAAGGCATGGTGCTACTATGAAAGTCGTATTCTTGGTTCTCATCATGGGTTGATTTCTACCTATGCCTTGGAGACGCTCGTGCTGTACATTTTCCATCTGTATCACTCGACACTAGAGGGACCTTTAGCC GTTCTATACAAGTTTCTGGACTGTTTCAGCAAATTTGACTGGGATACCTATTGTGTTAGCTTAAATGGCGTAGTCCGCCTTTCTTCACTGCCAGATTTTGTTG TTGAGATCCCAGAAGATAGTGACAAGGATTTATTGCTGAGCAATGATTTCCTGAATGATTGTATCCGCATGTTTTCAGTTCCTTCTAGAGTTGGTGACAAAACTCCACTTGGGTTTCCGAAGAAGCATCTTAATATAGTTGATCCACTGAAAGATTTGAATAATCTTGGGCGTAGTGTCAGCAAAG GGAACTTGTACCGGATACGCAGTGCCTTCTCCTATGCAGCTAGAAAACTTGCAAGGATACTACTACAGCCTCAAGATTCCATTGCTAACGAGCTTAAAAAGTTCTTCGCAAACACCATTGCAAGGCATGGAGGTGGACAAAGGCCTGATATTCAGGATTTCGACAAATTGCTAATAAGCAACAGAGCTGTATCTGTTGTTCCCTATCCAGGGTTTTGTAGAACTGATAATTTTGACGAATACATAGATGCGTATACCTTATCAACTGCAGATTGGCAGTCTAGTTCAGGTAAAATGTCCGAAGATTTACCTCAGGGGATTCAAAGGACATTAGACACTGATTTGGGTTCTCAAACTCCAAGTGCAGAAGAGAGTGTCAATGGAATCAAAGATTCAGATAAGTTGGATATTGGAAAGAATGCTTCTTTATCAGCCTTGTCAGGAACCGGTGATGGAGGGCTTTCTACTGTTGGCAGTCATGAAGAAAACATGTCAGTTGACAATTGCAACACAGTGTTTTCAACTGAGCTGAGGGATTCTAATCATGTGGTAACGGACCAGTGTCGCGCAAGTATGAGTGGATTGGCCGAATCATTAAACTCAATGGATCTTACGGGGGATTATGATTGTTGCATTCGACATTTGCAATATGGTCGATGGTGCTATGAATATGGATTAGGTATGCATTCTTTGCCCGTGATTCCCTTGCCAAATCCTACCTACCCGTGGGAAGGTCACCTCCCTGTATTACATTATAAGCAGAACAGTTTCTCCCATCATCACGGCGGATTTCATCAAAGTCCGGCTATCTATGGCATGCAACCCGTACTTTTTCCAGCTGTCCCATTTCCATGGGAGGATGTGCCAAAACACCGTGGGACGGGAACATATTTGCCATATATG AATATGTCGCCTCGTGGTAATAGATTTCCGGTTCTGAAAGAAAGGATCCAGACACCGTCAGGTTCCACAAGTCATCACAACTGGCGAAATATGAGTGTTCCGGAGCCAAATATGCTAGACAGAAGCAGCCACGAGCTCTCACAGCCCGTTGACAAAGCTGTAGCCGGTGGTGCTAGCTCGTCCGACAGCTACCCTCTTCATCAGTACGAGCATCCTAATGCAAATGGCTCGCTCATATACCGGGAGGGCACTGAAGTTGAGCTGGTTGGACATCCAGCCGGGTCAGAAAACAGTTGGCTACAAAGAACAGTCTCTTCGTCTCCTAGAACTCTGTCTGGGGCGCACAAGACGCAAACTGCACCAAGCAGCGAGCAGGATCG GATTGCGTTGAGGTCTTCATACCGACTCAAGGATGAAGACGACTTCCCTCCGTTGTCCAACTGA